In Felis catus isolate Fca126 chromosome A3, F.catus_Fca126_mat1.0, whole genome shotgun sequence, a single genomic region encodes these proteins:
- the BOLA3 gene encoding bolA-like protein 3 isoform X1: MAAWSPATTASLLRGIRGLPLLHCAQRMFASQTEGELKVTQILKEKFPRATAIKVTDISGGCGAMYEIQIESEEFKEKRTVQQHQMVNQALKEEIKGMHGLRIFTSVPKH, from the exons ATGGCGGCGTGGAGCCCGGCCACGACAGCGTCTCTGCTCCGCGGGATCCGCGGG CTTCCTCTTCTCCACTGCGCCCAGCGGATGTTTGCCTCGCAGACTGAGGGGGAGCTCAAAGTAACCCAAATTCTCAAAGAAAAGTTTCCTCGAGCTACAGCTATCAAGGTCACCGACATTTCAG GAGGCTGTGGGGCTATGTATGAAATCCAGATCGAGTCAGAAGAATTTAAGGAGAAGAGAACTGTCCAGCAGCACCAGATGGTAAATCAG GcactaaaagaagaaatcaaagggatGCATGGATTGCGGATATTTACCTCCGTTCCCAAACACTGA
- the BOLA3 gene encoding bolA-like protein 3 isoform X2, whose translation MLPLLHCAQRMFASQTEGELKVTQILKEKFPRATAIKVTDISGGCGAMYEIQIESEEFKEKRTVQQHQMVNQALKEEIKGMHGLRIFTSVPKH comes from the exons ATG CTTCCTCTTCTCCACTGCGCCCAGCGGATGTTTGCCTCGCAGACTGAGGGGGAGCTCAAAGTAACCCAAATTCTCAAAGAAAAGTTTCCTCGAGCTACAGCTATCAAGGTCACCGACATTTCAG GAGGCTGTGGGGCTATGTATGAAATCCAGATCGAGTCAGAAGAATTTAAGGAGAAGAGAACTGTCCAGCAGCACCAGATGGTAAATCAG GcactaaaagaagaaatcaaagggatGCATGGATTGCGGATATTTACCTCCGTTCCCAAACACTGA
- the MOB1A gene encoding MOB kinase activator 1A isoform X2 — protein MSFLFSRSSKTFKPKKNIPEGSHQYELLKHAEATLGSGNLRQAVMLPEGEDLNEWIAVNTVDFFNQINMLYGTITEFCTEASCPVMSAGPRYEYHWADGTNIKKPIKCSAPKYIDYLMTWVQDQLDDETLFPSKIGVPFPKNFMSVAKTILKRLFRVYAHIYHQHFDSVMQLQEEAHLNTSFKHFIFFVQEFNLIDRRELAPLQELIEKLGSKDR, from the exons ATGAGCTTCCTCTT CAGCCGCTCTTCCAAAACGTTCAAACCAAAGAAGAATATCCCTGAGGGCTCTCATCAGTATGAACTCTTAAAACATGCAGAAGCAACTCTGGGAAGTGGGAATCTGAGACAAGCTGTTATGTTACCAGAGGGAGAGGACCTCAATGAATGGATTGCTGTTAACA CTGTGGATTTCTTCAACCAGATCAACATGTTATATGGGACTATTACAGAATTCTGCACTGAAGCAAGCTGTCCAGTCATGTCTGCAGGTCCAAG ATATGAATATCATTGGGCAGATGGTACCAATATTAAAAAGCCAATCAAATGTTCTGCTCCAAAATACATTGACTATTTGATGACTTGGGTTCAGGATCAGCTTGATGATGAAActctttttccttccaagattG GTGTCCCGTTTCCCAAAAACTTTATGTCTGTGGCGAAGACCATTCTAAAGCGTCTGTTCCGGGTTTATGCCCATATTTATCACCAGCACTTTGATTCTGTGATGCAGCTGCAAGAGGAGGCCCACCTCAACACCTCCTTTAAGCACTTTATCTTCTTTGTTCAG gaGTTTAATCTGATTGATAGGCGTGAGTTGGCACCTCTTCAGGAATTAATTGAGAAGCTTGGATCGAAAGACAGATAA
- the MOB1A gene encoding MOB kinase activator 1A isoform X1: MSFLFSSRSSKTFKPKKNIPEGSHQYELLKHAEATLGSGNLRQAVMLPEGEDLNEWIAVNTVDFFNQINMLYGTITEFCTEASCPVMSAGPRYEYHWADGTNIKKPIKCSAPKYIDYLMTWVQDQLDDETLFPSKIGVPFPKNFMSVAKTILKRLFRVYAHIYHQHFDSVMQLQEEAHLNTSFKHFIFFVQEFNLIDRRELAPLQELIEKLGSKDR; encoded by the exons ATGAGCTTCCTCTT CAGCAGCCGCTCTTCCAAAACGTTCAAACCAAAGAAGAATATCCCTGAGGGCTCTCATCAGTATGAACTCTTAAAACATGCAGAAGCAACTCTGGGAAGTGGGAATCTGAGACAAGCTGTTATGTTACCAGAGGGAGAGGACCTCAATGAATGGATTGCTGTTAACA CTGTGGATTTCTTCAACCAGATCAACATGTTATATGGGACTATTACAGAATTCTGCACTGAAGCAAGCTGTCCAGTCATGTCTGCAGGTCCAAG ATATGAATATCATTGGGCAGATGGTACCAATATTAAAAAGCCAATCAAATGTTCTGCTCCAAAATACATTGACTATTTGATGACTTGGGTTCAGGATCAGCTTGATGATGAAActctttttccttccaagattG GTGTCCCGTTTCCCAAAAACTTTATGTCTGTGGCGAAGACCATTCTAAAGCGTCTGTTCCGGGTTTATGCCCATATTTATCACCAGCACTTTGATTCTGTGATGCAGCTGCAAGAGGAGGCCCACCTCAACACCTCCTTTAAGCACTTTATCTTCTTTGTTCAG gaGTTTAATCTGATTGATAGGCGTGAGTTGGCACCTCTTCAGGAATTAATTGAGAAGCTTGGATCGAAAGACAGATAA